A part of Prevotella melaninogenica genomic DNA contains:
- a CDS encoding site-specific integrase: MKTTFKVSYYLRSNYENKEGKSPVMLRIYLGGEKANLGSTKIFVDKSKWSNKTSRMIGRTAEALSINASIDALTTTLMQIYRKYETSEELSIDLIRSVFLGTDKEYTTFLPVFDKYIDSITQQVGKTLTKGTFYKYKVVRQNFQDFLQAKYHRKDIGLTELTSAVVQDFELYLTSVVGGVHNTITKKLRNLKTVVNYARNRGLIMHDPFANHKLRYELVDRGYLTEEEVLRIMKKHFDIERLELVKNIFIFSCFTGLAYIDVYNLTYDKIVTVEDRQWLITKRYKTSVDENVMLLDIPLAIIRKYYDINRKGGKVFPMMSNQRINSYLKEIADLCGIKKNLTFHMARHTFATMSISKGVPMESVSRMLGHTNIRITQIYARITNKKVERDMEELAGKLDKFKVAMGINSK, encoded by the coding sequence ATGAAAACGACTTTCAAGGTATCCTACTACCTACGTTCCAACTATGAGAACAAAGAAGGAAAATCACCTGTAATGCTCCGAATATATCTCGGTGGCGAAAAGGCAAATCTTGGATCCACTAAAATTTTTGTGGATAAATCCAAGTGGAGTAACAAAACCAGCAGAATGATTGGCAGAACAGCAGAAGCACTCTCCATTAATGCTTCTATAGATGCACTGACAACAACACTGATGCAGATTTACAGGAAATATGAAACATCAGAGGAACTTTCCATAGACCTTATCAGGTCAGTATTCCTTGGTACAGACAAAGAATATACCACTTTTCTGCCAGTCTTTGACAAGTATATAGACTCCATCACACAACAAGTTGGTAAGACATTAACAAAGGGTACTTTTTATAAGTATAAGGTGGTGAGGCAGAACTTTCAGGATTTCCTACAAGCAAAGTATCATCGCAAGGATATTGGACTGACAGAACTGACAAGTGCCGTTGTTCAGGACTTCGAATTATACCTTACATCTGTTGTAGGTGGTGTGCATAACACAATCACCAAGAAATTGAGAAACCTGAAAACGGTCGTGAACTATGCGAGGAACAGAGGACTTATCATGCATGATCCATTTGCGAATCACAAGCTGCGCTATGAATTGGTAGATCGTGGCTATCTCACAGAAGAAGAGGTACTCCGTATTATGAAGAAGCACTTTGACATAGAACGGCTGGAGTTAGTAAAGAATATTTTTATTTTTTCCTGCTTCACAGGATTAGCCTACATTGACGTATATAATCTTACCTACGATAAAATTGTTACCGTAGAAGACAGACAATGGCTTATCACCAAGAGATACAAGACAAGCGTAGATGAAAACGTCATGTTACTTGACATTCCACTTGCCATTATAAGAAAGTACTACGACATCAATAGAAAAGGGGGGAAAGTCTTTCCTATGATGAGCAATCAGCGTATCAACTCATATTTGAAAGAAATTGCCGACCTTTGTGGCATAAAAAAGAATCTGACCTTCCACATGGCAAGGCATACTTTCGCCACTATGTCTATATCCAAAGGGGTACCAATGGAGTCTGTATCAAGGATGCTTGGACATACAAATATCAGAATAACCCAGATTTATGCACGAATAACGAACAAGAAAGTTGAACGTGACATGGAAGAACTGGCTGGCAAGTTAGACAAGTTCAAAGTTGCTATGGGCATCAACTCAAAATAA
- a CDS encoding DUF1896 domain-containing protein — translation MTTTKKELSYFRLKLENYLSEHFPEMLGDKPFITSRADEALTVYCDAVAQGFSHPEAEVMASEVLYQGLHFSKYDTLVSVLENEFEKELPSPLPERLTPILLKNKAVQSVFDKYELTDDFGATPEYEKLYTELTGTIVLIIEVNGLPTVDSENMT, via the coding sequence ATGACAACAACAAAGAAAGAACTTTCTTACTTCCGTTTGAAGTTAGAGAACTACCTCAGTGAGCATTTCCCCGAAATGCTGGGTGATAAACCATTCATAACGTCAAGAGCCGATGAAGCCCTTACTGTCTACTGTGATGCAGTAGCACAAGGCTTTTCTCATCCAGAGGCAGAGGTAATGGCAAGCGAAGTTCTGTATCAAGGACTGCATTTCTCCAAGTACGACACCCTTGTTTCTGTCTTAGAGAATGAGTTCGAGAAAGAACTCCCTTCTCCTCTTCCAGAAAGACTAACACCAATACTTTTGAAGAATAAGGCTGTGCAAAGCGTTTTCGACAAGTATGAACTGACAGACGACTTTGGCGCAACGCCAGAGTATGAGAAACTCTACACCGAACTGACAGGGACAATCGTTCTGATCATCGAGGTTAATGGTCTGCCAACCGTTGATAGTGAGAACATGACTTGA
- the ribF gene encoding riboflavin biosynthesis protein RibF: protein MNTIYIKRGEEYELVEQVATIGFFDGVHRGHKFLISRVIDEAGQSGMASAVITFDRHPRQVLLADYQPQLLSTLDEKLLLLSKTRIDNSFVLHFDASLASLSAHDFMQEVLCKQLNVKKLIIGYDNRFGHNRSETFEHYVQYGKELGVEVIRADAFLPDDEKVSSSIIRNYLREGKIEVANRLLGYNYTIESRIVNGYQNGRKMGFPTANLDVSGCQQLLPASGVYAVMVRLKDSVGWKRGMLNVGQRPTFNGTTTSVEVNLFNFTGNLYGQEVLVCFISKIRDERKFESLEALAEQLKQDKNRVNRLFDEAYNIQENIINTP from the coding sequence TTGAATACTATATATATAAAGCGAGGCGAGGAGTATGAACTTGTAGAACAGGTTGCAACCATCGGATTCTTTGATGGTGTGCATCGTGGACATAAGTTCTTGATTAGTCGTGTCATTGATGAGGCTGGACAATCGGGAATGGCATCGGCAGTCATCACCTTCGACCGACATCCGCGTCAGGTGCTACTGGCTGACTACCAGCCACAACTGCTGTCGACACTCGACGAGAAGCTATTGCTACTCTCGAAGACACGTATTGATAATAGCTTCGTACTACATTTCGATGCTTCATTGGCTTCACTCTCTGCGCACGACTTCATGCAGGAGGTGTTGTGCAAACAGCTGAACGTGAAGAAACTTATCATTGGTTATGACAACCGTTTCGGACATAACCGTTCTGAGACTTTTGAGCACTATGTTCAGTATGGCAAAGAGTTGGGTGTTGAGGTTATTCGTGCCGATGCCTTCCTACCAGATGACGAGAAGGTAAGTTCTTCGATTATCAGGAATTACCTCCGTGAGGGTAAAATAGAGGTTGCCAATCGTCTTTTAGGCTATAATTATACAATTGAAAGTCGTATTGTAAACGGATACCAAAATGGGCGAAAGATGGGTTTTCCAACAGCCAATCTTGATGTGAGTGGCTGTCAACAACTTCTTCCGGCATCTGGTGTTTATGCTGTGATGGTGCGTTTGAAGGATTCTGTTGGATGGAAACGAGGGATGCTGAATGTTGGACAACGACCGACTTTCAACGGCACAACCACTTCGGTAGAGGTGAACCTTTTTAATTTCACAGGTAATCTCTATGGGCAGGAAGTCCTTGTTTGTTTCATTAGTAAGATAAGAGACGAGCGTAAGTTTGAGTCATTGGAAGCCTTGGCAGAGCAGTTGAAGCAAGATAAGAACCGCGTCAACCGCTTGTTTGATGAGGCTTATAACATACAAGAGAATATTATTAATACACCCTAA